The Pectobacterium parmentieri genome segment CCCGGTGAATACCGGTTTTTCCGATGTGGCAGATGCTTTTGGCTGGTTTGGTATCGGTCGCCCGTTGGGTATTCCGACGCCAATCTGGATCATGGCTATCGTCTTCGCTGCGACGTGGTACATGCTGCACCATACGCGTCTGGGGCGCTATATCTATGCGCTTGGCGGTAATGAATCCGCAACCCGCTTATCCGGTATCAGCGTTGATAAAATCAAGATTATTGTCTATTCCCTGTGTGGGCTGTTGTCTGCCCTGGCGGGAATTATCGAAGTTGCACGTTTGTCCTCTGCACAGCCTACCGCGGGTACAGGGTATGAACTGGATGCCATCGCGGCGGTGGTATTGGGCGGCACCAGTCTGGCAGGAGGCAAGGGGCGTATTGTTGGCACGTTGATCGGCGCACTTATCCTTGGTTTCCTCAACAACGGACTGAATTTATTAGGTGTTTCTTCTTACTACCAAATGATCGTCAAAGCCGTCGTCATTTTGCTGGCGGTTCTGGTAGATAACAAAAGCAGTAAATAACCTTCATTCACACAGGAATTGAGTTATGAATATGAAAAAGCTGGCTACTCTGGTTTCCGCTGTTGCGCTGAGCGCGACTGTCAGTGCTAATGCCTTGGCCAAAGATACGGTTGCTCTGGTGGTTTCTACGCTGAATAACCCGTTCTTTGTTTCCATGAAAGAGGGGGCACAGAAAGAAGCCGATAAACTGGGTTATGAGTTGATTGTGCTGGATTCCCAGAATAACCCTGCGAAAGAATTGGCTAACGTTCAGGATTTAACGGTTCGTGGCACCAAAGTTTTGCTGATCAACCCGACTGACTCTGATGCGGTAGGCAATGCAATCAAAATGGCCAATCAGGCCAAGATCCCGGTTATTACGCTGGACCGTGTCGCTAGCAGCGGTGAAGTCGTCAGTCACGTTGCTTCTGATAACGCTTTCGGCGGTAAAGTTGCCGGTGATTTCATTGCCAAAAAATTGGGCGAAGGTGCCAAAGTGATTCAGTTGGAAGGGATTGCAGGAACCTCTGCTGCGCGTGAGCGAGGGGCGGGTTTCATGAAATCTGCTGAGAAAAATAAATTCGCTATGCTGGCAAGCCAACCGGCTGACTTCGATCGTACTAAAGGGCTGAACGTGATGCAGAACCTGCTGACCGCACACCCTGACGTTCAGGCGGTATTTGCACAGAATGATGAAATGGCGTTAGGCGCACTGCGTGCACTACAAACCGCAGGCAAAACCGATGTGCTGGTTGTGGGCTTTGACGGTACTCAAGACGGCGTGAAAGCCGTTGAGTCAGGCAAGCTGGCTGCTACGGTGGCTCAGCGTCCAGACCAGATCGGCGTAATCGGTATCGAAACGGCTGCGAAAGTGCTGAAAGGCGAAAAAACGCAGGCCATCATTCCGGTTGACCTGAAGTTGGTAGCAAAATAATTAAAAAGATACCCTAAATAATTCGAGTTGCATGACAAAACGTTAAGCGTTTTGAACAGCGCTAGCGCTGGCCC includes the following:
- the rbsC gene encoding ribose ABC transporter permease, giving the protein MSSQSIAAKRWFSKEWLLEQKSLIALLILIAVVSAMSPNFFTLNNLFNILQQTSVNAIMAVGMTLVILTSGIDLSVGSLLALTGAVAASIVGLEVNALVAVFGALALGALIGAGTGVIVSKGKVQAFIATLVMMLLLRGVTMVYTNGSPVNTGFSDVADAFGWFGIGRPLGIPTPIWIMAIVFAATWYMLHHTRLGRYIYALGGNESATRLSGISVDKIKIIVYSLCGLLSALAGIIEVARLSSAQPTAGTGYELDAIAAVVLGGTSLAGGKGRIVGTLIGALILGFLNNGLNLLGVSSYYQMIVKAVVILLAVLVDNKSSK
- the rbsB gene encoding ribose ABC transporter substrate-binding protein RbsB, producing the protein MNMKKLATLVSAVALSATVSANALAKDTVALVVSTLNNPFFVSMKEGAQKEADKLGYELIVLDSQNNPAKELANVQDLTVRGTKVLLINPTDSDAVGNAIKMANQAKIPVITLDRVASSGEVVSHVASDNAFGGKVAGDFIAKKLGEGAKVIQLEGIAGTSAARERGAGFMKSAEKNKFAMLASQPADFDRTKGLNVMQNLLTAHPDVQAVFAQNDEMALGALRALQTAGKTDVLVVGFDGTQDGVKAVESGKLAATVAQRPDQIGVIGIETAAKVLKGEKTQAIIPVDLKLVAK